Below is a window of Fimbriimonadaceae bacterium DNA.
GTCGAGGCGTGTGGCCCGCACCTCTTCCGACGGGGAGCTCGTTCTTTTGGAGGATCAGGACCGGACGCTGTGGGATCGGTCGATGATCGCTGAGGGGATTGCGCTAGTCGAGCAGTCGCTCGCTTCCCGAAGGTTCGGGCCATACACGCTGCAGGCGGCGATCGCGGCGGTGCATGCCGAGGCGGAGACGCCTGAACAGACCGACTGGGGGCAGATCGCCGCGCTCTATTCCCTGCTCCTTCGCATTGAGCCGTCGCCCGTTATTGAGCTGAATCGGGCGGTTGCGGTGGCGATGCATGAAGGGTTTGAGGCGGGGCTGGCTCTTATCGATTCGATTCTGGAGAGGGGGGATTTGGCGGATTACCACCTGGTGCATTCGGCGCGGGCGGACCTGTGCCGTCGGCTGGGGAGACGGGAAGAGGCGAGGACGTCGTATGAGAGGGCTCTGAGCCTGACGCAGCTGGAGCCTGAGCGGCGGTTTATTGAGAGGCGGCTGAAAGGGCTGGCTTGATTTTGGATTGTAGATTGTAGATTGTAGATTTTGGATTGCGGAGAGCCGATAGCCGATTGTGGATCACGAATCACCGAACAAACGGTCAGATAATTCTCCACACAGAGCAGTCAGACTCAAATCGAGAATTTATCAAAAAACTTCACGTCGCTGTCGAAATGGACAATTGCCGTTCGACTACATCTTGAAAGCAACCGAAGCCGAGCCTTCCCAGCGGAACTCCCGCCGGAAAGGCAGGCCACGGAAGTAGACACGAAAAGGAGAAACGAAGATGAGATTTCTGATGCTGATGATTCCGGCGGTCTATCAGGGCCCCGAAGGAAACAACCCCGAATTCGACCCGCCTCCCGGGCTGGTTGAGAAGATGATGAAATACAACGAGGACCTGGCGAACGCTGGCATGGTGATCGCGATGGACGGTCTTCAGCCGATGGCGAAGGGCGGTCGCGTGTCCTTCTCGGGCGGCAAGGGCACCATCACCGACGGCCCGTTTGTCGAGGCCAAAGAGGTCGTGGGCGGATTCTGGATTATCCGTGCGAACTCGAAGGAGGAGGCCTTGGAGTGGGCGGCTCGCTGCCCAGCCCAGGACGGCGACGTGGTCGAGGTTCGGCAGATCTTCGACATGGACGACTACCCGGAAGAGGTCCAGAAAGTGGTG
It encodes the following:
- a CDS encoding YciI family protein, producing the protein MRFLMLMIPAVYQGPEGNNPEFDPPPGLVEKMMKYNEDLANAGMVIAMDGLQPMAKGGRVSFSGGKGTITDGPFVEAKEVVGGFWIIRANSKEEALEWAARCPAQDGDVVEVRQIFDMDDYPEEVQKVVDSSPLKETMLSEGPQ